DNA from Canis lupus baileyi chromosome 6, mCanLup2.hap1, whole genome shotgun sequence:
GCAGCTCACCGTTCTTCTCGTGGATCTGCACCAGGGACTTGTAGGACTGCTGTGCTCTCGTCAGGCTGTACTGGGACTGCGGCAGGAGGTGACCGTGAACACGGCAGGCTGcggccctcctgccccaccctccaCAGCTGCCAGCCAGAGACCTGGTGCCCCGGCACAGTGCCCTGCTGACCTGTGGTACCTTCtgcccacagccctgccccccaggcccgcTCGGCAGAGGCGCCAGAGGCCTCACCCTCTTGGGCTTCGACGCGAGCAGCCTCAGGGCCTGGCTCCTTACTTTGTTGGCTCCAAACTGCACTCGTGCCTTCCCCTTCACCAGCGTGGCGCTGATCTGCATGATCACAGACTCTATGGAGTAGGCGCTGCTCCAGCCCTGGAACAGGGAGGGATGGAGCAAAGAAGGGTTAGCTTTTCTTGTGCATGTTCCTGCCCAGAGTTATGCCCACCACCCAGGCTGCAGGGATGTATACGTATGCTGATgtcagccctgccctgcccaggccaGCCAGGAGGGACCGACAGGCTCACCTGCTTGGTGAGGAGTTCCATGCAGATGGCACCTCCGCCCAGAACATACCTGCAGAAGAAAGGTCAGTGAGGCAGCTATATATGTGGCCAAACTCCACGCCTTCCTCACCTTCCGCCCCTGCTGAGCACTCACCCTCCGGAGAGGACTGGAGACACAACCCTGACAAACGGCGGGTCAAAGGGGAAGTTATCCTGTGAAGGAAGACAAAGGTGATGTCAGAGGGGCCCGAGTCCACCCCCAGGATGGCCCTCCACCAGGCAAGGAAGTCACCTGGCTGACCAGGGAGCAGCCACAAAGAGAAATCttactttgaaagaaaaattaagtaggATGAAGTcggctccttccttctctttaagGATCTGGAGATCGTTGTGCAAAGCGCTGTCTTGGTCGACTCTGTGAAGCCAGAAGGGTGAGCTCAGAGCCCAGGTCCCAGCCCAGGAGCCCAGAGACAGCTCCAGctcccccaggctgcccacaggggcACAAGCCCGTCCACACACGCTGCTCCCCATTTACTACCCAGTCAACACTCACTTGAGGAGTTTGACGTTCCAATCATACAGGCTGTCATTCACAAGTTCGACTGCATAGTTTCCTGGAAAAAGGAAGACAACATGGGCCGTTGGGAAGGTCCAGAGTACAAGCGGCCTATGAGCCCACCCCCCAGGCTGACAGAACAGAGGCAAAGACTCCAAGTCCAGGCCACACGGACACACAAACCCAACCTAAACCACTGCTGGGGCACTGCATTCCTGGCCTGAAGGGTGCACGCACACTCACGTGTCCCAGGACTTCTCGAGGACCCAGTGCAACCCACACTCACCGCCTTTGAAACTCTGTGACCGGTATATATCCCTGAGCTCCTTCATCAGCCGGTCAGTGGCCTGCACCGAGCCAGACACCGCACCCTGCATGGGAGAGGTACCAGGCTAGGCTCAGACACACCacagcctccctgcccccagggaggccTCTGTTTCCCAGTTGGATGTCCCAGGACCCCCCACCCACAGCCGCACCCACCACCCCCCGGGCCCAGTTTTCCTGGGAAGGCACCTACGTTTAAGTAATCTTGCCTCTGATTCTTCTTTATCTTCTCTAGTATAGCCAAATTTTCCTTTCCAATGCCGTCATCTTCAGATTTCTTGCCCTCAGCTggctcctcctctttcatttcataGTGATCTAGGTCTTCCGTGTCCTGGGGCAGGGGCAcggggcagggcaggagaggagagaacCAGCAGAGGTTGTGCAGGGAGCCACAGGCCGTCCCATCTGGCTTAGAGCCACAGGCGCAGCAACAGTGCATGCAGTGGGCTGGTGAACATGGCGCCTCTCCGTTCCTGCAGCGAGTCCCAACCCCGTTCTGTCCGTGATCTAAGGACGAGGCCAATCTCCTCCCCATCAGTCTCAGGCAGCAGAACTACCCACGGACCCAGGGAAGGCAAGCAGGACTCAGCCATCTTGTTCCCTAGAACTCCACTCCAGCCACCCCTGAAACTCTCCCTTGGCAGGGATGGTTCCTCGAGTAACTGTGGCTGACACTGTGACTCAAAGCTCACGTCTCACCAGGTCACTACAGTGCCCGAGTTCTGAAGACTCGGGGTCGGAAGTGTCCTGCCCGCCCCGTCAGCATAGGGCCTGGATCAAGCGCACGGAGGCCCCCGCTGCAGACGGTGGAACAAGGGAGGTGGCAGAGGTCAGGAAGGAATGAGCCCCTTGTTCACCCTGTTGCAGGTGGGTCAGCAGTTGGTTCACTCCATGTGGGGTGGTGCACAGGCCGCCTGCCTCACAAAAGCAGCGAACCCAAGGCCATAGCACCATGCGGTTAATACTAATGCTCTGGTTGTCACCCCAGCTCATGACATCCTTGGGATACCCGTCACGTGCCAGGTGCTATACTAGGTGCTGCACTGTGGCTCATCCACTTCTTACAATCACCACGCCACTATCTGGCTGTTCGTCCCACCACCCTGACGAGGCAGCTGAGGTCAGTGAGCGTTACCACCACGCTCACAGTGACACCACCCTCAACAGAGCTACAATGTGAATCCCATTCCACATGGCCCAAGTTCTTGACCGTTATGTGACATTCTGCGAAAGCATCTGTTTCCAGAGACCAGATCACGAAGATTCAGCACTTATCACCCACTGTGCGGCGCATTCTGCACTTAACACCTGGCTTTGCCTTCCCGACAACCACACGTAGTCGTCACAAATCCTATCTTATAGGAAAAGCGCAGCTTAGGGAGATCGGGTAAAGCCCCCCATTAAACTTGGGATGCAGGACTCCAAGACTCCTGGAGCCATAAAGACACAGGTAGGGGTGTCTGTCTCCCACACCCTGGCTGCTCTTCCAAGTCAATAAATCTGGCCTTAATCCTTTCTCTGCCCGGTCTAGACCGCAGGGCTACATACAGGGAGCACTCAGTGGTGCTGACAGAAAAAGTCACCCGCCAATGCTGCCCAGGGGGTCCACCCTACCTCGGGCATCTCCTCATCTTCATCTTCTGATGACACATCCTCCTGTGTGCActgtgatgggggggggggaagggggaggcagaAATCAGAGCCCCAGTGGCTTCTCAGCACGCAGCTTCCAACCTCTGCCCCTGAGCCCTGGGTCTGAGGGTGGTGTGACTGCCCTCAAGTGCCCAGCCTCTCCCAGGCTAGGTGGGAGTGGAAGCCACTGCCCAGGGAGTGACTCCACGGGCAGCCCAGCCCGTCTTTCTCTTCCCACCACGAGCTAAAGATCAAGAGATGCACAGTGGCTGTGTTACCCACCTCCTACCACCTGGGCTGATTCTCCCAAGAACCCCTCTTCTACACAGGTGCCTCTAGACTGACACCACGTTGTCAGTTTTCAACGAGGAGCCTGGGTCCCCAATGGCCACCCACTGCTACTGTTAACGATAAAATGTTCCCCATCCTGCCAAAAGGGGAAACCCTGCCCACTCCTGCGTCTTAATAGAAGGTACTCTATTTGGCTACATGCCCATCTGGAGACAGAGAGCGCCACGACATGGGTACATATTTGCAGTGGCCAGAAGTGGAGAGAATTGACTGCAGGTGTATCCGGACGAACAGGTATTCGCTGAGTGCTGTCCTGGGACAGCCCCACACCATGGTGCCTAGGCCCCTCTGCTGCTTACCTGCTCCGCCGGTAGGGGCTGGTCTAGCATCTCCACATCTGGGTGCTGCGGCAGGTTGTAGAGTTTACACAGGTCGGAGATGATCCTCTTCAGATGCTGCAATAGCTGGGGGTAGAGGATCACAGTGACGTCAAACACCCCGTGCCCCCCACCTGGATGGATGTGTGGACGAGCCCCTGAACCCACACGTGCTGGCTAGTTCTCTGAGCCTTACAGGCCATGTGGCTGCAGGGGGCATTTACTGGACCATCCCGCTCTGGCGCTAGGCTCCCCCTCCGGCTTCAGAGAACCCCCTGCCCAGCAGTCTGCCCCCAGATGTACCCTTTCCAGGGAGTCTCCGTGACATGGGCCTCTTAGAAAGGGTGTCCCCCACCCGACACCCTGGCCCCTCACCAGAGTATTCCCTTTCTTTATATCCACCAGCCTCTCCAAGACAGCAGCCAAGTTTGGATCATCGGACTCCACTGACCAGATTGGGGGCACCGCAGGGTAGGACTCCTGAGAAAAAAGCGGGAGAAGGGTCAAAACGCACGACCCTGGGAAAGGCTCCATTTTGCCTTCTGTTGCCcaatgtttctattttctttgctcctcctctccccaacaGAAGCCCAGCTCAGCAAGTCAGTATCTAACCGAACAACTTCCCAACGAACCCCACACCAGGAGAACTCATTCCTGAGAGGGCCCTTTCCAAACAgtctgaacatttttttctcttcccaagaGGAAGCGTCAGAGACAGGGGCGGCAGACCACCAATGGTGAGGGAGGCAGCCCCTCCAGCCCGCGGCCAGTGCAGCTTTGCCCACTCCCAGCACACAGCCCCCTGGCCCTTCGGCTCCTCAGATCCCACTGTCTGCTCAGGAAGGGATCCCCTCACTACAATCACACTGAATAAAAGCAAAGATTGCAGATCACTTCCACATTAGCTGTGGAAGAACAGACACAAACTGGATTTTGTCCCCAGAACCTCAATGTAAGAGGGGAGCAGGAAGACTCTCCCCACGTGGGTTACCCACAGCACACGCCCTGGAAGACCAGTTTTCCATATCGCTCCCTTGGAGCCTGCCACCCTCTCCGCCCAGCGTAGGCTGCAGGGCTCCACATGGCAGGCTAGGAGAAGCCTACGCTGCTAGCATTCCCAGCATTCCTGAGCCACGGTGCCAAATGCAGCCTGACCAGACTTCCCCTCTGCCCAAACCCGGGGGCCCAGGTCAGGCCCCTTTGCAGGGGCCACAGAGTCTGACTTCTTTCCTGGCACAAAGACCACAAACAGACTCTGGCCACAAGATGGGCAGCGAGAAGGGGACAACCTACCCTCCAGGAGCTGGAAGTTTAATACAGAAACAGAATCAGTTCCTGAGAGTTCTACCGAGGTCAAGGAAACCTACCCACTTCTACCCAAGGTCTTAACTTTCTCAGGGTGCTAACCCTCAATGCTAGAAAACCCTAacaaaaaagatgctcaaatctTCACCTCGCTAACCACACCCAGTCCACCAATCTCAACTTTTTAGTGGgaaaaaactggagaaagaaagaaatgggacaCGCATTTTGGTGGGGCACCATCCAACCCAGACTGAGGCTTGCCGTACACCCTGACCTGGTTTGatggagaaaaagggagagaacacAAGAACTGTGTAAACTGCACTCAGGCCCTGGGTCCCACACCATCCAGCATCAGTCTCTCCCCAGACCCCAGCCTGGGTCAGGTGCTGTCCCAGGTTCCCCAGCTAATGCCCCTGGCAAGGGGGATGCTATCACAGCAGGTAGTTATCAGCCACTGACCCCCTCCCCAGGAAGTCAGAAAGTGCATGAGTAGGAGACACGCTGGGTGTCTCCTTGTTCAGCAAGCTCTTGCATGGAGAGATGTTCACCGGGGAGAAAAGGGACAGTTACTGCTCAGAACCAAGTAGATGGTGCTCCCACATCACCATCGTGGCCAAGAAAAGCACCCACCCAGGGCACAGGAGGGGAGTGGCAGATCTGCTACCAGCTGGGGCAAAAGGAGGAGAGTTAGAGGTTACATGGGAATGGAAAGGgaaccaaagaagagaaaaaaaaagaaaactccacgATCTGCGAAACCAACACTTGGTAAAATTCAGGGAGCAAAGGGGGGCTTCGGGAAAGGCGCCCGGGCAGGGATCCCACAGGTGGCAACGTCCTCAGTCAAAGGTACGGGAGAACAGGGAGCATCAGTGAATCGTGCAGGGTTCAGGCCGGGAGGTCCCTGCAGCGGAGCCGGGGCAGAGGCCCCGAGCCCCGCGATGACAGCAGGGGCAGAAAGGGGCTTCCGCGGGCGGCAGGTAAAGTGGCCAGGGCCCGCTCAAGACCTTCGGGGTGTGGATGTGGGTTAGCGAAAGGGACCGGTGCGGCCGCCATATGTCGGGGCGCCCCTCGCCCCCCGGGTCCCTGGCAGACTCCGGGCGCACGGCTCAGGCTCCCGCCGCAGAAGCCAGTGGCCCCGCGGGGATGGAGCCGAGCCCGGGAGGGAGACCGGGCCTCCGGGTCCGGGGACGCGGGGTCGTGCGGGGTGGCCCCGGGTCCCCGACGGGGGTCCTCACCGTGATGTTGCAGTGGATGCGGACGGGATCCCCAGGCACCGGCCCCCGCGGGGGCAGATGCGGTCCgggcgcggcccccgccccggcccctccgGCCCCGGCCAGCAGGAACTCGCAGCTCAGCTCGTCCAGGCAGGCGCTGGCAATGCGGAAGCGCTCGTGGCCGCGGTGGAAGATGGACTCGAGCAGCTTCAGCTCCCGCCTCAGGcagggccccggccccgggcccccccccgggccgcccccggcccccggcgccgccccctggccccccagctgctgccccggccccggctgctgctgcccctgcggctgcggctgctgcATCCTCCGCTCCGCTCCGCTCCGGGGCCGGCGGGCCGGGAGCCTCCGGCCTCCGCTCgggctccgccgccgccgccgccgccgcggtccGCACTTCCTGATCCCCCCTTCGCCAAGAtggcgccgccgccgcctccgggaCGGGGCCCCCCCGCTCGCCGGCCCCCAGCCGCCGGAAGCcgcgcgcccctccccctccgctccggcggcccgccccgcccctcacGTGACCGCGCGGCGCCGGCCTCCCTCACGTGACCGCTCTCTCTCGCCCGCCCCCTGGTGCTCGCCTGCCGCCCTCCACACGTGACCCGGGGGCTTTGGGCCCGGCGCTTTCCGCGCATCGGTGCGTGCTGACGCAGGCCGTGCGCGTGAGCGTGCGCGTGCGCCCTCCCGCCGGCGTTTCCCCGTCACGTGTCCCGGCGCCGCGTGTTCCCAGGGGCCTCCTGCGCGGGACCGGCTTCCTGCCCGGGCGCGTCTTCCCCGGCCCACGCGGCGCGAGCCTGTGGCGTGCTGACAGGAGGCCCCGAACCCCGGCGCccgtgcggggcggggggcggcgagAGCTTGGGGAGCGGCTAGGGGGCTTGCGGGCTCgtctcctcccctcctgcccgcCGGGCCTCCCCGGTGACCTTGGGGTAACCACCgctcttctgagcctcagtttcctcatctgagccGTGGCGTGGGCCGGGCGGTGCACAGGACACCAAGAGGTCACCGCGCGGTGCCCAGGTCCCCTGACCGAGGTGTGGTCGGCCCTTTTGGTCCCCGTGGCGGAGGACGAGGCTGGGGCCGTGGGGGCTTTGGTCGCGGGGGTACGGGGCCGAGCCGGGGTGTCCGCCATCCCCAGGGACCCcgactcccccctccccacacacactaTCCCTCTCCCCCGGCGGTGGCCCTGGCCCCCGCCGGAGGATACCGTCACCGAGGGTGCGAGGGGGGTACGGGGGGCCGGGGCCAGGAGAGTTCTGCCCACCGACCTCGCGGCCTGCCGCCCCCCCTTCCCCCGGGGCCGGCAGGGAGGACCAAGCTTTGTTGGGAGTGGACTGCGCTCTCGCTCCTGTGATAAAGGCCGTCTTGGCTGTGAGCTCCGGGAGTCAGGAGCCGAGGTTGGATGCCGTGTTCTGTTCTTGGGGCTAATTATGTCTTTCGGGGGCCGAGCCTCCTTTTCGCGTCATTTTCATGTCTGGGGATGCGAGCCCGTAGCCTCAACAACCCCTGACCTAGCCCTGCCTGTCTTGGTATCCTGCAAGCGTTTCTATcactccctctccccagctctgtGAGGACGGCGTCTTACCGTGTTTGCAAGAGGGGAAAGGACACAGGCAGTCCTAGCAGCTGCTGGCCCTGCCCGTGGGCCTTGCCTGCCCCTCGGCCTCCCCTGGTGCTTTCTCCAGAGGTTTCACACGGCTTGACTCCAGTCCAAACGAGAGAATCCCACAAATGAAACCATTAGGGAAATCTCgaattccatatttttattttttatcttatttttattttttaagattttatttattcatgagagacacaggaaagagaggcaaagacacaggcgagaagcaggctccatgcagggagcccgacgtgggactccatcccgggactccaggatcaggccctgggctgaaggcggcgctaaacctctgagttacccaggctgcccttatttatttatttttttaaattacttatttgtaATTCAaagtgagcaggagggaggaagaggcagagggagaggggagaccGAATCCTAAGCTCCAGCTCAgctccaggcagaggcagaggcgggGCTCACTTTCATCACggtgaggtcatgatctgaaccCAAACCGAATCccacacttaacccactgaggcgCCTCTGAACTCCATATTTTATAAAGAGTTTtacttagaagaaaacaaggtGAGGAGATGTTTCCACAGTGCTGTGCAGACAGGTCCTGCAGTGAGGGCAGACCTGTAACTTCCCGTCCCTGCTGGTGCAGCTCTGGCAGGAAGAGCCCTCTGGAGGAAGCCTGGTAGGGAGTGCTATGTAGCGTTCTGCTGACACATGCAGGGCAGGGGCATCAGGCATAAAAGCAACTGGTGCTTACAATTATTTAATGAACTCTTAGGTGCTAGGGAAGCAGGAGTGAATAAAACAAAGCTCCCTGCTCTAGTGGGGCCTGCATTTCACTGGGAGAGAGAGATACAGCAAAGGTGACCTCTTTAACACCCACTGACTCACTAGTTTTATCatgcttactgagcacctataCATGGAATGCAGCGCTGGACATGAGGGGCCCGTCCTGCCCTTTGCCTGCAACTAGTCCAGTGGGAGGCTCCCCTGAACAAGCAGCATGCAACATTCTGACCGATGAGTTGCCTTCTGTAGGGAGGAAAGGGCTGGGTGCTGTCCCAGGTCGAAGGTATGGTGTGTGGGGAGGTTTAGAGGTTAGGATGGTGGCAGGTTAGAAGAAGAGCTAGGGTGATGGGTGCACATACAGCAGGCAGAAGTTACATCCTGGCAAATGTTCAAAACTGTGTAGGAGCTTGGGCTTTCCTTTAAGATCAAGGAAGATGTTGACCAGGCAAGTTGCTCAGCCTGTCTGCTTTGGTTTCTGTTCCTGGAACGGGGAGATTGTCCTGGCGTCTGAGGAGACCAGGTGGGATGATATGAGAAGTGCTTAGAATGGTGCACATGATAAGGAATTTTTAAGGTTTGGAAAGTAGAGAATCCACGTACCGTCTCCTaagaggaaagaggggaggaaaggaggcCAGTGGTGAAAGGTTGTCTGGGTTTTATTTACAGTACGTTGGGAAACCACTTAAGATTTTAAGCTAGGAATGGCATGATCTGATTGAAAATGTTTaaaggttgggatccctgggtggcgcagcggtttagcgcctgcctttggcccagggcatgatcctggagacccgggatcaaatcccatgtcgggctcccggtgcatggagcctgcttctccctctgcctgtgtctctgcctctctctctctctgtgtgtgtgactatcataaataaataaataaattaaaaaaaaaaaagaaaatgttaaaaggtCATTTTGACTGCTCTATGAAAAGTAAAGtatagagatttttgttttttctccaaaAGGCCATGTGTTATTGAAGTGAGGACATGTACCTGTTCGGGACAAACTGAGTGGCTTTCTCTTTTGACTTGCTCCCAGAAGCATAGTATTCTGTCCCAGACTCAACAAATACATCCTGAGCTCTTGCTCTTTGCCAGGGACTGTCGTGAACACTGGGAGGCAGTGactcctggcacagagcagaggctccttccacgacAGCTGCTGCTTACGGATGGTTTTTCCTTGTGTCTCTTACTCCTGCCCTCAGAAGCACATGGTGATGGGTAAATTGGATCACTGTAAGGCAATGTGATGAACACAATAGGGATCAAGAGCAGCAGGAGCCTTAAAGGGTGATACCAGGGTTAACTCCCAAGATGGAATGTGAGGAACCTACTTAG
Protein-coding regions in this window:
- the UBE2Q1 gene encoding ubiquitin-conjugating enzyme E2 Q1 codes for the protein MQQPQPQGQQQPGPGQQLGGQGAAPGAGGGPGGGPGPGPCLRRELKLLESIFHRGHERFRIASACLDELSCEFLLAGAGGAGAGAAPGPHLPPRGPVPGDPVRIHCNITESYPAVPPIWSVESDDPNLAAVLERLVDIKKGNTLLLQHLKRIISDLCKLYNLPQHPDVEMLDQPLPAEQCTQEDVSSEDEDEEMPEDTEDLDHYEMKEEEPAEGKKSEDDGIGKENLAILEKIKKNQRQDYLNGAVSGSVQATDRLMKELRDIYRSQSFKGGNYAVELVNDSLYDWNVKLLKVDQDSALHNDLQILKEKEGADFILLNFSFKDNFPFDPPFVRVVSPVLSGGYVLGGGAICMELLTKQGWSSAYSIESVIMQISATLVKGKARVQFGANKSQYSLTRAQQSYKSLVQIHEKNGWYTPPKEDG